The Macadamia integrifolia cultivar HAES 741 unplaced genomic scaffold, SCU_Mint_v3 scaffold928, whole genome shotgun sequence genome contains the following window.
GGCTGATGGGCTGTATTGCTTGGAGTTTGGCTTCCAAAGGTTGTCATATTTATTCAGCTAACCTAAGGCTACTGCATCATTTACCTTTTGGGTTCACCTGAACCTAAAGTCTCAAGCTAAATATCAACTTCTGTTTCTGAAGCTCCTTTTAATTTCAGCCCTGACAGACTCAAATAGTGCTGTATCAAGTAAATGACTATTGCATTCGGGATTTTGGGCATTTTAGCAATGCTACACGGGGATAAATGATatatctcttctcttccttattAGATGTATCTTTTAGATGCATTTCGCAGAAGGGTActgatttctttatatttttaattaatttaaactGAAGTTACATCTTTactgaaaaataaattcccttAAGCATCcataaaaaaatccattaatCTATATAGTTTGGTCTCCAAACAATCCCATGTGAGTGGATAGATCTTGAAAATTGGATTCAATTAaggtgaaaaatgaaaaatatggtTTTCTCAATTTcccccttcattttttttttttgtctgtgtgtgtgtgtgtgtctaccatccaaatttcaatttatgcaTCTGATTGTATATTCAATATTGATACATAAGGATGAATGATGTACGGTTTATCCCACCTACATGTAGTGTAAGTTTGTCAAGAGGAGATTAAAATACATATAGGAGCTGAAATCATTACTTTCCCTTACCAAAGTAGAAGTGTAAAAGGAAATCTATTACAAAGCCATCTTTTATTGATGCCTTGTCAACCGAACCATGGGCCAAATTAAATAGAAGTCTTTCGAGGCCTGACTGGTCCAATTGGACAATCTTAATTGCATAATTACTTCAGTGTTAGAAAAAACTCGTCCGTGAGTTTTAAAAATGGAAGAATCATCACTGTTTGATTAGCATCTAGGATTAGTCGCTTTGATTCGACAATCCAACGCCTATCTCAGGAACAATTAGTGACTCTTGAAATTTCGATGTTGAAGAACTGTTGTGGAAGAAAAAATTCCACTCATTCGGTCATTATAGGGATGATCTTGGTTTGCTCCTCTTGAGGACTTTCATTTTTAGGAGACTCCTTGATCAACTTTTTTCCTGGCTCTTCCCCCCCTTTGCTCAATGAGTGAGTTCAATTTAACGAAGGAAGTTTCCATATGATTGGATGTGGCCAGCGATTGGCTCTTAAATTCCTTAAATTGTCACTTAGTATTTTCAAGATCTGCTTCAACCTTTTGCAAGTTCTCTTGGATGAGTTGAAGTTGTTGGCAGACGGGAAAAAGAGGGTGGGATCCATGGTATCTACGACCAGGTTTGGCTATGATACCAATTAATGCAACCCCAGGCTCCAAACCCTAGTTTTGGGTCACTGTGGGTCcacaagaatgaaaaaaaatcaagttaaGGGTATAATGAcaattatttaaatattttgaagttcAGGATCCTTGAATGTAAAGAATATAGAATCTGGAACATAAATGTAATTAAATTTGAAGGGAATGACAATTTTAGAATTTAAAATAAGGCTGGgaataaaacagaaataaattaagaaaaatggaTTTATGCAAATAATAAGATTTCTGGCAGCCCTTATAAATAATATGAGTTGTTCATCCCTTACCTCTTGACAAACAGTAAAACCAGTGGTGAGTTAGCTTGGTTGCAGGTGAAAGAACTTAAGAGAGATGCGGTTGAACTGAAGTTTCTGATATAAATCCAAACTTCCAGCCCTCTCAAAGCCCAACTGAATACCACCTTAAAGATCCATGAAAGAAATAATATGAGAACTCTGAAGTTGTATATGGCGGAAGTCACCAGATCTGATATGAACATGGGTATGGAACTTACGATAGGAGATTCTTAAGGTTTTGGTTGCTTATGGAAGGACTTCCTTTGATCCAAATCTCAAGGTGAATAAAATTGAGTATTGTGGCTTTCTTCAATACCCAATTTTATTCAATCGCGATCGTACGTTACATGTAAAGGTTCTTAAAGACTGAAATAGACTCTTAACAAGGAAACTACTGAAGGACTCTCCTATGTTTCTAACATtccataataaaataaattaaaataaaattacaaaaataaccctGCCAAGTGCCAACCCCTATTGGACCAAAATCTAAGTTCTTGACCTGGTTTGTCTTGGTTTATGTTTCTAGATAGGGGGTCATGCCTGTCCAGCCATGCACATGCAACTGCATCAAAGGTTCAGTTGCGAGACTATGTTTTAGGTCAGCTACTTTTCTTTCGGAGTAACAGTTAAGTGTAGTGTAGAGGTACTTGGCATACATTTGGTTGATACATCTTGCGGAATTGGATGCTGACCATTTTATGTCCTCATTGTATATGACTGAAAATAGAATCTATTGCCTTGACACCACTGGCACTTGCTTGGATTGTTGAAACATCAGATTGGTCCGTGACGATTGTCTGCCTGGAAACACTTGTTGACTAGTAGGTTTAAGAATGATCAGGATGTGTTCTGCATCCATGAGAGAGGTCTTAAGCATAATATCGTCCATTTTCATGCTTCACTCGAATGGAACAGGAATATTTATGTAACTAGTTTTCATCTTCAAAGTTCAGAGCACCTCATCATGCCCCTCACCCACAGCCGCCCAGCTTTCCTATTTCTTTATTCTAACAGACATTAATAGATAATTAATGTGAATTTTGTGGCATTTTAGTTATGGAACAGTTTGGATCTCCACCACGTTGATCTTTGTGATTGCTTTGCTTGGGAACTGTGCTACCTATCTGATACGCAAACAGAATGATAGCAGCACATCATGGAGCTTCGATGTCAACTATGTGAATTTGGCTGCATGTGCAGTGTATGGTTATGCACTTCTGGTGCCTTTGGTGTTTTACTTTTTGCTTCAGTATCTTGGATCACGTGCAAGCCTTGTACACCTCTGGTGTATGTGGGGATATtctctcttcatcttcattttcagctCTGTAAGTTTCCTGTTTTCTGAATgtggtttctaattttttttttggattactTTATGATTTATGAACTTTGAAATGGAGGATGATCATTCTTTCACTCCTTGTCCTCTGTAACCCTTTACTCCAGACATTTCAAACCACATGTACCTCCTGAGGattttttctacccaaaattgCATTGATTGGAGATCATAAACATAGGATTGTGCTAAATATAAAGTTTGATGTTGGTTCGATATTTGACTTATTGAATCTATATTCTGCTCAGTGCCCAAAAACAGAAGGGCAAAAAGAATATGTTCTGGAAACCTGCATGTTTGACACTTGGATGGCATGTGAGCAGGGGAGTCGAAGTTTGAAGCTTGGGAGATtcataaaatggaaaatgaaaaccATAGCCAGACGGTTTGACAGTCCAGTGGGggtgtttggatttttttttttaaatcttatctttgtttcctatttcaCCCTCCTATCTATGAGGCTTCCCATATGGGATGTAATGATTGGAAATTTAGTCCATTTTCATGACATTGACTGTCGGGCTAGGAAACTCCAATGGTAAATATCGGTCGGGCATATGCTGTTATACCAGTACAGGTGACTAGTCCATCTATGTGAAAGTCCTTGTTTTATTTAAGAGAATCTAAGGGGAGAGTAAAAGATCAATAATTTGGCTTTTTCTAGGAGAAGCACCTCTGGAGTGTTATTCAGATAGAGGGTGTAAAAATTAGTTGATGAGGGAAAACAGGAAAGTTTCAATGATATGGGACCAGCAAAGCTGCCACTTTACCTTTGCAAAACACATGCTGTGTCACTGATTCACTGCTAACCATCTAAATCCCAGCAGGGTGGCCATTCAAGTTAAAACTAACTCGTCGATCACCTTAACCATCTGCAGTATAGACTTCTTGCTATGCTGTTACCTATTTTTCCTGGGCCAATAATTGAGTAATTTAAGGTCATCCAATCTTCTAGGTGGTAGCTGTTGACTGGTGGGCTCTTCTCCCTTGTGTGGTGAACTGCTGTTTCACAATGGGTATGCTCTTTATAATTATGTCAATTATACTGCCTCAGTGCCTCTAGGTTAAATTCACTTATTACTGTATTTCCTTTATTTGAGTCGTAAGAAAATACTCTATAGGTTTGTCATCCATACTACGGCTGACAGAAGCCTACTTCTGTGTTTCAATTGTTTCTACTTCTCAGTATGTGGAAGGAAAGATGCACGAGttcatatgtttttttatttttttgtggtcCGTGCTAGAATTTTCATTCTCACATCCTCTAATATATTCTTCCTCGACAAGTTGCAGATTCTGCTGGTAATCCCAGTTGAGTTTCTCCGATGGGTCATCATAATCCTCACTGGTGTGGCTTCAGCTTGCTTTGTTTCTCTTAACATAAAGTCCTATATAGAGGCAACCGATCTcatggtagtggtggtggcagCATTTGCTTTGCAAGTTGCTCTAGCACTTTTCATCAAGATCTGTTTTTTCCCATAAATCTCAGCGCTACACTCAATGGTTAGGGCGAGCTTGAGGTGTCTGTTTTCTGTGTTCCTGGCAGGTGGTACTTTCATGGATGCAGCTATAGACCTTTGTTTCTCATTTCACTGTGCAGTATTTTGGAAGAAAAGAGATGTAACACTGTAGAATCCAGTACGGCGATGGTTGCTACATTTGATTTAGAATTCACATTGTTTGTATTGGAAGTCCAGTGAAGGCATCAGGAATggaaaaagagatggaattgCTTTTTGACAAATATTTCGGCTATTTTTGGTATGCATTTCCATTATGAGAATATGCATTCTCATTCTCCTAATCTAAAATATATTCTTAACtgagaatgagaacattgttCAGATACATGTTCTGCTGAAGTGTATTCTTAATTTTAGAATGCTCATATTTCTTGTCAGCATTTCAATTGAACAACTCATGGGCATTATAATAGCCATGAGTTGATGGAAAACATGCAAGGGACGACTTGATGCTTTGATCTCAATATAGCAGTTATCAATCCAATGACCCACAGTTAAAACGAAACCCTAAGCATCAGAAATATCTGATGGAAGAAACTAAGAACTCTATATATGTACCTCAATTTCATGGAAGATGCGTTTCAAATAATTCCTTAGAAATGTTTTTGAAGCTCCCAGTATTACAGATGTCTCAAAACTGAAATCATCAATAGAGTCTCCACTCCACCGGTGGGAAAACAAGGACAGGAAAAGAAACTGAAATGAGATGGAGAACAAATTTCTCAGAAATCCTTCGCCTTAAGTTCACAttacaaattttgaatttgaagctCGACCATGCAAGTCCTTTGATTCCCAGTGTTTCATCATCATTAGCGTCATCGTTGAAGTTGAAGCCATCGATCTTTTCCCCTTTGGTGGTGCTCCGTAGGCTCAGAGCTTGCAAAGCTCTTCATTGCAAGCTGCTATCAGAGACTGCAGTGTAGAGGATCTTCTTTACCCTACGGTTGCTCTGATACTTGAAATGAAATGAAGGGCTGTACGGTACTGAAGTACTACCACTGCCAAGTCCTCGCAGGAGGGTTCCATATAATTTTTGAATGCATGACAACCCAAAACCTCATGTATCTCAGACGCAAAGTAAGACATTGTGGTGAATGAACCAACCTCAcctcacccaaaaaataaagaaaaaaagaattttctgTTCATGGTCACGACAATCACCCATCTAAATGGTCCAGCTGAATGAATCACAGGTGCACCACGAAATAGTGAAAGTTATAGCAATGTAGGAGGCTGTGCTAAAGCATGTGGGGTTCCTCTctgctagagagagagagaatacatgGTGACCTTGTCAATTTAGAGAGCAAGGGAGAACATGGGACTGCCAGAACGCAAATACAGAATGGGTAAAAATTGCACTCAAGAATGGGCCCGTCCTTAGATGCATTCCTGCATTCAAGAATGGAAATGTAAAACAAACAACACTTTTGATAATTTCAAATACTGGGTTAATCTTACTACCCATGCGACAAAACCGGTCACTAATAGACCAAAGTACAATCTGGAACCCACTACATCCCTAGGACCTACTGATTTTACAAATTTCATCCTTATAACCACTTCTATCCCTGATAACGATAGGGATATGTCTGGATGGGCTGTCGCTATTTTCCATAATCAAGAATGCTTATTCCTTTGTGTTAACTACTTGGACTACTGATTTTACAAATTTCATCCTTATAACCACTTCTATCCCTGATAACGATAGGGATATGTCTGGATGGGCTGTCGCTATTTTCCATAATCAAGAATGTTTATTCCTTTGTGTTAACTACTTGATGACAGGAGAAGTTATTGAAGCAGCCGTGGCAAGGACTCTATTTGGACTAGAAGGAGCTCAGAGGCAAGGGTGGGAGGTCCGGGAAATTTGGAGTGATGTGAATGATATAGACACTTTCTTTAAACCTAACAATTTTTTGTCTTGACCTTGGTTTACTTTGGCTCGTAGCTTTGAGCTGAATCATTTTTTGACTAACACAACTTTTGTTGTTAAAAAGGCTAATGATCATCCTATGTATGTACTTAAGAACCTAGCGAAAAAAGCTCTATGTAAAAAATCCTTGATTAGGAACTGGGTGGGTCTTCAACTATACCCCCCATAGGCTCCTCTGATGTATTCCCCcactttttttcttgaaaaaaaaaaaaagtgttcttAATGCGGAAAGTACTCtaagaatgcatatcaaacatgGCCTTcctattattaattttttttttttaataagaacgAAACGAAAATTAATTATCTGCATGGAGTTAGGATCCCTAATCATAATTTTCCTGTTCTTAGCCCTATAGGctatatttttgaaaagatgaCCAATTCGTTGTTAgccttgagaaaaaaaataggctACGTCCAAAGAAAATGGGGAATTGCAGTCCATGGCCATGATTTGTTACCATCTGTAGATAGAAGATTCCCTAATTCTTCAGCATTACTCCAATTTTTGTCCACCTCTCATCCTTCTTCATTTGACTTGTTCATCCCATAGAGAAGGCCCCTGATTGTTGTTTCAATACTTTTTCCTATTATCATATAGTTAGCATAAAGTAAGACATTTCCCTTCCGTAATTAGAGAAGCAGTCCATCCAAAGATATTTTTAATATTATCGGTGCAAATTAATAATTTTTGATAGAAAAGTAGTAGTGTTGATGTATGGGCATGCATGGGGTTAAGTATGGTCAACTTTTTTTTTAGCCGAATAAAATCCATTACTAAGAAGAGCTAGTGTGTACATTATGGGTTACACTACGAGTTACATCAGTACTACAAGTATCTAAAGCATCAAGAGCAAAAGTGCGCATTGACAAAGTGGCTTGTGAGCTCGTCCAATTAACATGACAGAATGTTATCTTCCTGTGTTTAGTGTAGATCTCCAAAAGGTTATAAGCGAATGCCATGGCCAATTGTTGTTAGTCGGGTAAGGAATAATCTGAAGTAGTTTCTCTGTTATGAACTATACTTCATTGATATTCCAACCTGAAGTAGATGCAGAATTAAGCCCATTGAGGACGCCAATAGCTTCAGTCTCCACCACCTGTTCGCCAAAATTGGTGCCACTtctgatataaaaaaaaaaaaaactaccctTTGTGCAAAATGCCATGGGCCCATCTTGAATCTGCTGACAAGTAGTTAGCAACACCGGCACAAACCAAAAAAGGAAGCGTTGGAGGTCTTCCTAAATGGATGTCCTGACCATCTGTGTCCAAAGAGATACTTCTATAAATATTTATATCAGGATGAATTCGCATATCAGACCCAATATTCTTCCTGTCGTAGAATAATGTAATGATTGGGTTTATCAAGTCAAGCCCAAATGTGACATGGTTCCTATGATACAATAAAACgtaattataattaaatatattaaaaaaaatccagtttaTTTGTAAGGATAACATTAGAATTAAAGAAATACACAATCAAGGTTGTGAAAGAAGAACTGTTTAAGAGTTCAGTTTTAAGGCTCAATGGACCAACAACTCAAATCCTTTTTGTAAACTCATAGGAGAGGAAAACTTGCACGGTATTCTCATTTTGGTTGAGTCAGAAACCACAAAGGGGATCAATGTCCACCCATTTTCTTAGAATGTCTTTTGTAGGAATTCTTTCATATGCTAATCTACAAAAGAAGAgcttaaattttggatggatttgagttttcaaaaataacGCCACCAGTGTGATCATGGAAATAAGCAAGTACACCTATTTGAGAACCCACGGGAATTAATAATGATATTAGATTTGAGAAATTTGGCAGCTATTTTGGTTGAGAGAAACCCCTCTTTTGAGAGGTGACACCACCACTTGTCATGATCATTGTATATAGGATTTGAAGTATCTTATTAGTCAAGGAAAGAGGAAGTAAGGAATTTAAAAGACTAACATTCCAATCATTCCCCATCAGAAAATCACTAACTTTCAGGAGGTGTGGAGGAGGGCTGTTTGATAGAGATAAATTTGCAAGAGAGTAATTGTGAATGGATTTGATCCAGGGGTCTATCCAAGAGTTTATGTCATTGATGGTGAAGTTTTCCGTAATGTCTCTGGTGGTTGTTTGATGATGGTTAATGTTGTTGTTTGACAAAGAAAGAATGAAATCTAACTACGTATATGCTTTAGGTAACTTTCTCTTTTTAAGCTTGTATATGTAATATGAAGGTTCAAATGAGGCATGcctctttatttcctttgtgAGGATATTAGAAAGCGGACTTTGGCGTAATGGTAAGGTGGATCCATTGCAATTTATGTTCGGAAACAACCTATCTATAAAGTAGGAGTAACAGTGAGATGCATTAAGACCCTCCTTAGACCCTGCAGTTCGTAGTGGTTCATCACATTTGGTGGGAAGGGAATAAAATAAGTTGGATAGCCTCCTCGCACAATTGATCAATTATTGAAGGCATATCCTTTGAGATTAAGAATAAAATTCTTCACAGATTTATAGTGTGCCCTTATTATAGTAGAAATAGGCACCTTGCCCTTGCTTGGGATCCCACTATTGATTCCTTCTCCCCTGATTTTATTGTATCACCTTGTTTACTTCTtatgcttgtttctttcctctcccttttttttctcaaatggGTGTAATTATTCCCCtccggattttattttttttttcttctgtggtTAGGGGCTCCCCTTTTTGTTTGGCTTGCCCTTATGGCATgaggttttgtttttctttctttgtttaatatattttctattaaaaaaaaagttgcgTGCTCTCCACTGCAAGTGATCAAGGAAGACGATCCACGGTAAAACAAACCTTCGAGTCCTTTAAGGCATTTAAAGGAAAAAGTTTGGGTGGTTAATCATACCTTTCTGTTGCAATGTCATCGATGGCTCGTCAACAGGAATAAAGGCACAGGGATATGGAAAAGAAAAGCTTCTAGGGCTGTTCTGTCTTTCAATGACTTTTCAAAGAACTTGGAAAAGCCATTTCCATTGTCCTCTATTTATATCTCTCGTATCTTCGAGACAATCTAAAGGAAATAATTCTATTTTCAATTGTGAGATCTCAAGTAGTTGGGTCAACTGGGAACTTCAACAACCACAACTTCAAAGAAGAGAGTAGCTTTTGGCATCTTTCAAGTACTAAATATGACGGTTTCAAAGGGATAAAATTTCGGTGAAGTTTGGTTCTCATGCAAGAGTTTACTTCAGCTTATTCCACAACCTTCTAATGGATCCTCATGGCTCCTTCTATCAGTTGCTTACTTTTTGGGAACTCTTTACTAAATTCAGATCTATGAATTGTGTATACATGTAAAGATAGTTAAACTATGATGTGTTTATAGGAATTTGATACTAGGGCTAGTCTAGTGAGTTTATTTTCTAATGCTGATCTTGATGGTATGACAAAATTTATTGCCTGATATACTtttattttcaaacaaaaataaataaataaataaagaaagaaagaaagaagaagaagaagaaaaaagaaaaagtagttGGGTCaacaatgaaaattttcaaagataaGAAATTTGTCCCCACTGATGGTGTGGTATTGAGTCAGCATTGTCCATGTATTAGAAACTATACAATGATCCATCATCGTCCATGGAAGCAACAAATTAATGACTTATTTATTTGCTAATGACAGGTATCtgggcctttggcctgactattCCCGTGGGTtaatactgaccccacaaccgcatgaacCAGATCATACAGGGATTGGATGAGAACCAtacaactttcactgaaagcagtgaaaacACTCCAGTGTGAGTAGCCCTAAGGaagtaagaggagtcaaactcagaaccacatgtaACACCCTGATTTTAGAATCCTAGCTTGGGTAATAGAAAGTTTATGGAGCAAGGTACATGGTGGTGGAAAGAATTTATAATTAGATGTATAGTAGGAAATAAAGAGGAAATGATACCTGACTGTAGTGTATGGATAGCTTTAAGGGTGCCTACAAGAGTAGGGGAAAGTCCCACATGAGGAGGGGTAACTTGGGTAGAAGAATGGACAGTAGAGGACCAAAAAGAGCCTAATCGGCTAGAGGGTTTCCAGCCAACCAACCGGCCTATTCTGTGGCAGAATGCCCAGAATTGGTGTTTTGCCTCTATGGCCCCACCATTTGATAGGATTTTTCTTCCCACTTTCTGCCATGATTAGAAGTATGTTAGAGGGTTTTTATGCAATTGGTTTCATGTTAAACCCTATTTTCTATAAGGAGATATTTGGGTTTAATGAATAGGgaaaaatgggttttatggAAACTAACTTGCCGAAACTTATAAAAGGGGGGAGAGTCGGCTGAGACTCATATGTTGTTGCTGAGAACGAAATAGAAacagagaagggagaagaaggaagaaaagagaagggaaagaacagaagggaaggaagaagaagaggaagatattCCTCTTACTGCTGCAACTGCTGCTCCTTTGCCTTGTTGCTGCTGCCCTTCCATCTATGCtgtcagaagaagaaaagttgcTAGAGAGTACTGCCATAGCTAGGGAAATCGAACTCAGAGCTGCCCAACTGCTGCCAGTGATGCATGCATACTTCACGAACATAAAAGAGGTAATAAATTCTAACCCAACTCAGTGAATTGAGCTAGGGTAAGAATAGGCCAGGGTTAAGGTTAGCCTAATCGTGGAATTAATAAGGGAATCTGCTTGTGAGAGTCAGATATCACCTTCCACATTGAAAGCCTcaaattataaaccctaattaAGACCGATTTACTGTTTTATTGTTCTGGAACATTCAACCATAGGGTTTTTCCCAACTAGACTACATTACCTGCAATTGATGGTGGGGTGAACCTCTATATGGCTTCAATTTTGCCCAGGGATTGGCAGAATATGAATTTACCTTGGGAAGAAATTAGGTTACCCGAGcaccaaaaccctaatacccTAAACCTAAGCCTAtataccctaagcccaaaaccttaagccctaaaccccaaaccccaaaccccaaatcctaaaccctgaaccctaatccccaaaccctaacaactaatccctaaaccctaaacccaaaaaccaaaaccaaaagcactaaacccaaaaccctgaaccctaaatggttaaaccaaaatcataaaccctaaaccattcaatcaaaaccctaaacccgtaAACTcaaatccctaaagcctaaaccccaaacccaaaacccaaaaaccaaaaaccaaaaaccaaaaccccaaaccctataccctaaaccctaaaccctaaaaccaaatccCTAAACGCCAAATCTAAAAcacaaaactctaaaccttaaaccgtaaaccctaaaaccgGAACCATAAACCccacaccctataccctaaacactgAACCCTAAAAcgctaaactctaaaccctaaaccctaaaaccaaaacactAATACCTacacaataaaccctaaactctataaaccctaaacccaaaacccaaaactcgaaaccctaaagcctaaaccttataaaacctaaacactaaaccctaaaccctaaaccctaaaccctaaacccaaaacacgaAACCCCAAACCTCAAACCCGAAACCCTGAACtctaaatccaaaaccttatgccctaaaccccaaaccctaaatccaaaatcctATGCcctaacccaaaaac
Protein-coding sequences here:
- the LOC122070452 gene encoding protein YIPF1 homolog isoform X1 — translated: MDESYTSLPTSHLLGSVPAVVTEEKKTTNYEVPGANLQIFPPTNGGDSGRGYQAFGSPNGGDEQPSTNGWKGVFNVLSYTQYFNVDTDIVLERIMSSLNPLGGNFFSKIDANPDLYGTVWISTTLIFVIALLGNCATYLIRKQNDSSTSWSFDVNYVNLAACAVYGYALLVPLVFYFLLQYLGSRASLVHLWCMWGYSLFIFIFSSILLVIPVEFLRWVIIILTGVASACFVSLNIKSYIEATDLMVVVVAAFALQVALALFIKICFFP
- the LOC122070452 gene encoding protein YIPF1 homolog isoform X2 — translated: MDESYTSLPTSHLLGSVPAVVTEEKKTTNYEVPGANLQIFPPTNGGDSGRGYQAFGSPNGGDEQPSTNGWKGVFNVLSYTQYFNVDTDIVLERIMSSLNPLGGNFFSKIDANPDLYGTVWISTTLIFVIALLGNCATYLIRKQNDSSTSWSFDVNYVNLAACAVYGYALLVPLVFYFLLQYLGSRASLVHLWCMWGYSLFIFIFSSVVAVDWWALLPCVVNCCFTMDSAGNPS